A single genomic interval of Lewinellaceae bacterium harbors:
- a CDS encoding helix-turn-helix transcriptional regulator, which yields MKTHFNADFLENSTETLRAIAHPIRIAMIDLLYNNGQMTVTSIYEQLKIEQAIASHHLRILKNKDVVNVERDGKNSLYSLNKEEYYEIIKTLIKVI from the coding sequence ATGAAAACACACTTCAACGCTGATTTTCTGGAAAATTCCACTGAAACACTACGGGCCATCGCCCACCCCATCCGAATAGCCATGATCGACCTGTTGTACAACAATGGCCAGATGACCGTCACCAGCATATACGAGCAGCTCAAAATCGAACAGGCCATCGCCTCCCACCACCTCCGCATCCTCAAGAACAAAGATGTTGTCAATGTAGAAAGAGACGGCAAAAATTCCCTTTATTCTCTGAACAAAGAGGAATATTACGAGATCATCAAAACCCTCATCAAAGTCATCTAA
- a CDS encoding CBS domain-containing protein, whose product MENTIPRRIYDFLKEFPPFNLLSRDLLMRISEGILVQYRQPDEVIFRQGDPPNTHIYIVREGAVHLLREQDGEPILVEQCDEGDVFGIRPLLAEENYALTAKVVEESLIYAINVQGFKEVLENNPRVAFYLASTFASGIGENYRRQGRPMLFLDQEKMVDANFPLVEVQSLEKSKDPVTCLPDTFIREAATVMSNRRVGSIIVVNAEGHPLGILTDKDLRSKVATGRVGLEKPVTDIMSSPVITVGPNLTVADVQIEMVKNRISHLCITEDGTPASPVIGVLSEHDLMVVQGNNPALLIREIRRCRNGGELRNIRERAEGLMKKYIYQEVAIAFISTVMSEVNDELIAQSIKLSQAEMDEEGHERPAAGFCWLALGSEGRQEQLLRTDQDNALIFENVPEEEHELVKNYYLKLAEKVTAMLHEVGYDYCPGDMMASNPSWCLSLEEWKEQFSKWIFEPSPKAVMYCTIFFDYRPIYGMKELSAKLTEHIFGDIGAQAIFLGFLAKDAVQNPPPLTFFRNFVVESSGEHKDEFDIKARSMMPLADAARVLILDAKVGKINNTFRRFEKLAELEPANRELYEQAADAYEILMRYRALQGLKNKNSGRFFKPSELSKMERVNLRNCFQPIKDLQTLLTLRYQLAYLR is encoded by the coding sequence ATGGAGAATACCATCCCGCGACGGATATATGATTTTTTAAAAGAATTTCCGCCGTTCAATTTGCTGAGCCGAGATTTGCTCATGCGCATTTCCGAAGGCATCCTGGTCCAGTACCGGCAGCCGGATGAAGTCATCTTCCGGCAGGGAGATCCCCCCAATACCCACATTTATATTGTCCGGGAGGGGGCAGTGCATTTGCTGCGCGAACAGGATGGGGAGCCTATCCTGGTGGAACAATGCGATGAAGGCGACGTTTTTGGCATCCGGCCCCTGCTGGCGGAGGAAAATTATGCCTTGACGGCTAAAGTGGTGGAAGAATCGCTGATTTACGCCATCAATGTGCAGGGGTTTAAAGAGGTCCTGGAAAATAATCCCCGGGTGGCCTTTTACCTGGCCAGCACTTTTGCTTCCGGCATAGGAGAAAATTACCGCCGCCAGGGCAGGCCCATGCTTTTTTTGGACCAGGAAAAAATGGTGGATGCCAATTTCCCGCTGGTGGAGGTTCAGTCTCTGGAAAAAAGCAAAGACCCGGTTACCTGCCTTCCGGATACCTTTATCAGGGAGGCCGCCACGGTGATGAGCAACCGGCGCGTGGGGTCGATTATTGTGGTCAACGCCGAGGGGCACCCCCTGGGCATCCTGACCGATAAAGACCTTCGCTCAAAAGTGGCCACCGGCCGTGTGGGCCTGGAAAAACCGGTAACGGACATCATGTCCAGCCCGGTCATTACCGTGGGGCCAAACCTAACGGTGGCCGATGTGCAGATCGAAATGGTGAAAAACCGGATCAGCCACCTGTGCATCACGGAAGACGGAACGCCGGCCAGCCCGGTCATCGGCGTGCTGTCCGAACACGACCTCATGGTCGTTCAGGGCAATAACCCGGCCCTGTTGATCCGTGAAATACGCCGTTGCCGGAACGGCGGGGAGTTGCGCAATATCCGCGAACGGGCGGAGGGCCTGATGAAAAAATACATCTATCAGGAAGTGGCTATTGCCTTTATTTCAACTGTGATGTCAGAGGTCAACGACGAGTTGATCGCCCAGTCGATCAAGCTTTCTCAGGCTGAAATGGACGAAGAAGGGCACGAGCGGCCCGCCGCCGGTTTTTGCTGGCTGGCGCTGGGAAGCGAGGGGCGGCAGGAGCAGCTGCTGCGCACCGACCAGGATAATGCCCTGATTTTTGAAAATGTTCCGGAAGAGGAGCACGAGCTGGTGAAGAATTACTACCTCAAACTGGCTGAGAAAGTGACTGCCATGCTCCATGAAGTGGGGTACGATTACTGCCCGGGCGACATGATGGCCAGCAATCCCAGTTGGTGCCTTTCCCTGGAGGAATGGAAGGAGCAGTTTTCCAAATGGATTTTCGAACCCAGCCCCAAGGCGGTGATGTACTGCACCATCTTCTTCGATTACCGGCCTATTTACGGCATGAAAGAGCTGTCGGCAAAACTTACTGAACACATCTTCGGGGACATCGGAGCGCAGGCCATATTTCTTGGCTTCCTGGCCAAGGACGCCGTGCAAAATCCACCTCCGCTCACCTTTTTCCGCAATTTTGTGGTGGAAAGCAGCGGAGAGCACAAAGATGAGTTCGACATCAAAGCACGGTCTATGATGCCCCTGGCAGACGCCGCCCGGGTGCTCATCCTCGACGCTAAAGTAGGCAAAATCAACAATACCTTCCGCCGCTTTGAAAAACTGGCGGAACTGGAGCCAGCCAACAGAGAATTGTACGAACAGGCTGCCGATGCCTACGAGATTCTCATGCGTTACCGCGCCCTCCAGGGGCTAAAAAACAAGAATTCCGGGCGTTTTTTTAAACCTTCGGAATTGTCGAAAATGGAAAGGGTTAACCTGCGGAACTGTTTCCAGCCGATCAAAGACCTGCAGACTTTGCTGACGTTGCGGTATCAGCTGGCATACCTGAGATAA
- a CDS encoding response regulator: MADKTNTKVLLVDDEPNILVALEFLVKKEGYQVFKAQNGEQALAAMAAEQPHIVLLDVMMPGMDGFELARKIRANDKYDHTRIIFLTAKGTQEDRFQGYATGGEVYITKPFDNDELINTINEVVEFG; encoded by the coding sequence ATGGCAGATAAAACCAACACCAAAGTCCTCCTCGTCGATGATGAGCCCAACATCCTCGTGGCGCTTGAATTCCTGGTCAAAAAAGAAGGCTACCAGGTTTTTAAAGCCCAGAACGGCGAACAGGCCCTGGCCGCCATGGCCGCAGAGCAGCCCCATATCGTCCTGCTGGATGTAATGATGCCGGGAATGGACGGATTTGAGCTGGCCCGCAAAATCCGGGCTAATGACAAATATGACCATACCCGCATCATCTTCCTGACCGCAAAAGGAACTCAGGAAGACCGCTTTCAGGGCTACGCTACCGGGGGCGAAGTCTATATTACCAAACCTTTTGACAATGACGAACTGATTAATACCATAAATGAGGTGGTAGAATTTGGATAA
- a CDS encoding histidine kinase encodes MDAGIIIFISIAYVAFLFLIAYAAEKREKAGRSLVNNSVIYSLSLAVYCTAWTYYGSVGRAATSGLGFLPIYIGPAIIAPLWWILLKKIIVISKSQRITSIADFISSRYGKSTWLGVIATLIAVFGIIPYISIQLKAISTSFDLLVTGQSTLYRHAEIPFYLDSALYIAIALAVFTILFGTRNLDPNERHEGLVAAIAFESLLKLIAFLTIGVFVTFWVYDGFGSLFRHAMANPSLSRLFSLEDAGINGWEWFWLSFLSMSAVMLLPRQFHVAVVENTNPSHVGKASWLFPLYLLLINIFVLPIAIAGLDQFPAGTFEPDSFVLSLPLAYGKDILALFVGLGGFSAATSMVIVAVIALSIMIGNNLVLPLILRTQAFHEGQYGNLSGRLIGIRRISIVVVLLLAYGYFKAVGEQYSLVTVGLISFTAIAQFVPAVLGGIYWKRATKMGALWGLLAGFGIWAYTLPLPTMVETGVLPLHFIENGPFGIALLKPHELFGLTGTHHITQAAFWSLLFNCGIYFSVSLYTTQSPLEVSQADLFVDIYKYRKGSADYDIMRRQAMVQDIRILLNRFLGEPRGNLLLNAYENTQRIDLSQQLMAGADLVNYAETHLAGAIGAASAKIIVGSITKEEPISLEEMFKVLEQTKEIIQYSKALEKKSAELERTTKQLKDANEQLKELDRLKADFITTVTHELRTPITSIKALSRIMQETPGLPEEQKQEFLSIVVSESERLTRLINQVLDLERVQSNQDNWALSPIDFAEVAENAFSGLRQLMRDRKISHELAIENRPLKVMGHIDRLTQVVVNLISNAIKFCEAEEGAIAVRLWRSGPMAILEVKDNGRGIPEKDQKLIFEKFTQLSDEIRGKPKGSGLGLFISHSIVLQHHGNIRVESQPGQGAAFIVEIPLLAGNGELK; translated from the coding sequence ATGGATGCCGGGATCATCATATTCATATCGATAGCTTATGTAGCCTTCCTTTTCCTCATCGCTTATGCAGCCGAAAAGCGGGAAAAAGCCGGCCGGAGCCTGGTCAACAATTCGGTCATCTATTCTCTTTCCCTCGCCGTTTATTGCACTGCCTGGACCTACTACGGCAGCGTGGGCAGGGCGGCCACCAGCGGGCTTGGGTTTCTGCCCATTTATATCGGCCCGGCCATCATAGCTCCGCTTTGGTGGATTTTGCTCAAGAAGATCATCGTCATCAGCAAATCGCAACGGATCACCTCCATTGCCGATTTCATATCTTCGCGTTACGGCAAAAGCACCTGGCTGGGGGTTATTGCCACGCTCATTGCCGTTTTTGGGATCATCCCCTACATCTCTATTCAGCTCAAGGCCATTTCCACCAGTTTCGACCTTCTGGTTACCGGGCAGAGCACCCTCTATCGGCACGCAGAGATTCCTTTTTACCTGGACTCTGCGTTGTACATCGCCATTGCCCTGGCCGTTTTCACCATCCTGTTCGGCACCCGAAACCTGGACCCCAACGAACGGCACGAGGGCCTGGTAGCCGCTATCGCTTTCGAGTCGCTGCTCAAATTGATCGCATTCCTGACCATCGGGGTTTTCGTCACGTTTTGGGTGTATGACGGTTTTGGCAGCCTCTTCCGCCACGCAATGGCGAATCCGAGCCTGTCCCGCCTGTTTTCTCTGGAAGATGCCGGGATAAACGGCTGGGAGTGGTTTTGGCTCTCCTTCCTCTCGATGTCAGCCGTGATGTTGCTGCCCCGGCAGTTCCACGTAGCGGTGGTCGAGAACACCAACCCCAGCCACGTCGGCAAAGCCTCCTGGCTGTTTCCTCTGTACCTGTTGTTGATCAACATATTTGTCCTGCCCATCGCCATTGCCGGCCTGGATCAATTTCCCGCCGGCACTTTTGAGCCGGATAGCTTTGTATTGAGCCTGCCGTTAGCCTACGGCAAAGATATCCTGGCCCTTTTTGTCGGCCTGGGAGGTTTCTCTGCCGCAACCAGCATGGTAATCGTGGCGGTGATTGCCCTCAGCATTATGATCGGCAACAACCTGGTCCTGCCCCTGATCCTGAGGACGCAGGCTTTTCACGAAGGGCAATATGGCAACCTCAGCGGGCGCCTGATCGGCATCCGCCGCATCAGCATTGTAGTCGTCCTGCTGTTGGCCTACGGGTATTTCAAAGCCGTCGGAGAGCAATACAGCCTGGTTACGGTAGGCCTGATCTCCTTTACCGCCATCGCCCAGTTCGTTCCGGCCGTCCTGGGGGGAATCTACTGGAAGAGGGCCACCAAAATGGGCGCCCTCTGGGGCCTGCTTGCCGGATTCGGCATCTGGGCTTACACCCTGCCTCTGCCAACCATGGTGGAGACCGGCGTGCTTCCTTTGCATTTTATCGAAAACGGCCCCTTCGGCATTGCGTTGCTGAAGCCTCATGAATTGTTCGGCCTCACCGGCACGCATCATATTACACAGGCTGCTTTCTGGAGCCTGTTGTTTAATTGCGGGATTTATTTCTCGGTTTCCCTGTATACCACCCAGTCTCCGCTTGAAGTTTCGCAAGCCGACCTGTTCGTAGATATTTACAAGTACCGAAAAGGGAGCGCCGATTACGACATCATGCGCCGGCAGGCGATGGTACAGGACATCCGCATCCTGCTCAACCGCTTTCTCGGCGAACCCCGGGGCAACCTGCTGCTCAATGCCTACGAAAATACGCAGCGCATCGACCTGTCCCAGCAACTGATGGCCGGGGCAGACCTGGTCAATTATGCGGAAACGCACCTCGCCGGAGCCATCGGCGCGGCTTCTGCCAAGATCATCGTCGGGTCCATTACCAAAGAAGAGCCCATCAGCCTGGAAGAAATGTTCAAGGTGCTGGAACAGACCAAAGAAATCATCCAGTACAGCAAGGCCCTGGAAAAGAAATCGGCGGAACTGGAACGAACGACCAAACAACTCAAAGACGCCAACGAACAGCTGAAGGAACTGGACCGCCTCAAAGCGGATTTCATTACCACCGTTACCCACGAACTCCGCACCCCCATAACCTCCATCAAAGCCCTTTCCAGGATCATGCAGGAAACCCCTGGCCTGCCCGAGGAACAAAAACAGGAGTTCCTGAGCATCGTCGTCAGCGAAAGCGAACGCCTCACCCGGCTGATCAACCAGGTGCTCGACCTGGAAAGAGTCCAGTCTAACCAGGACAACTGGGCGCTGTCGCCTATCGATTTTGCCGAGGTAGCCGAAAACGCCTTCTCGGGCCTGCGGCAATTGATGCGGGACCGGAAAATCAGCCATGAGCTGGCAATCGAAAACCGGCCGCTGAAGGTCATGGGGCATATCGACCGCCTGACCCAGGTAGTGGTCAACCTCATCTCCAATGCCATAAAATTCTGCGAGGCCGAAGAAGGCGCCATCGCCGTCCGGTTGTGGCGATCCGGCCCAATGGCTATCCTGGAGGTGAAGGACAACGGGCGGGGCATCCCGGAAAAAGACCAAAAGCTGATCTTTGAAAAATTCACCCAGCTGAGCGATGAAATACGGGGCAAGCCTAAGGGCAGCGGCCTGGGGCTGTTCATCTCCCATTCGATCGTGCTACAGCACCACGGCAACATCCGCGTTGAAAGCCAGCCGGGGCAAGGCGCTGCCTTTATTGTAGAAATACCTCTACTGGCGGGTAATGGAGAATTGAAATAA
- a CDS encoding DUF4212 domain-containing protein, giving the protein MSSLDQRAKQYWKENIRYVLILLAIWFLVSYVFGIFLVEPLNAVRIGGAKLGFWFAQQGSIYVFVILIFVYVNLMNKLDKKYEFDEI; this is encoded by the coding sequence ATGTCGTCGCTAGATCAAAGAGCAAAACAATACTGGAAGGAGAACATCAGGTATGTGCTGATCCTCCTGGCCATCTGGTTCCTGGTATCCTATGTATTTGGGATTTTCCTGGTGGAGCCGCTCAACGCTGTCCGCATCGGGGGCGCCAAGCTGGGCTTCTGGTTCGCCCAGCAGGGTTCTATTTACGTATTCGTCATCCTGATCTTCGTCTATGTAAACCTGATGAACAAGCTGGACAAGAAGTACGAATTCGACGAGATTTAG
- a CDS encoding cation acetate symporter, whose amino-acid sequence MSVQTWTFIIVGLTFALYIGIAIWSRAGSTSEFYVAGGGVHPVANGMATAADWMSAASFISMAGLISFMGYDGAVFLMGWTGGYVLLALLLAPYLRKFGKFTVPDFIGDRYYSNVARTVAVICAIIVSFTYVAGQMRGVGVVFSRFLEVDITTGVYIGMAIVFFYAVLGGMKGITYTQVAQYCVLIFAYMVPAFFISLAMTGNIIPQFGLIGDVTDGSGMALLDKLDQLNTELGFAEYTDGTKTMTDVFAITFALMVGTAGLPHVIVRFFTVPKVKDARISAGWALLFIAILYTTAPAIAAFARYNLIKTVSNEQYSSMPEWFSKWEETGLIAFDDKNQDGVIQYVADAGKNELTIDRDIMVLANPEIANLPNWVIALVAAGGLAAALSTAAGLLLVISTALSRDLIKMQIKPDITEKGELMWARIGAVFAVLVAGYFGINPPGFVAAVVALAFGLAAASFFPAIVLGVFDKRMNREGAIAGMVVGITLMLWYMLKYKFGTFDGGKDAVAGLKDGWWFGISPEGFGTVAMTVNLIIAFVVSRLTPAPPQEVQDIVEDIRVPRGAGSAHVH is encoded by the coding sequence ATGAGTGTTCAAACCTGGACTTTTATCATAGTGGGCCTCACCTTCGCGCTGTACATCGGCATTGCGATCTGGTCGAGAGCAGGCTCCACCTCGGAGTTTTACGTCGCCGGCGGCGGCGTCCACCCGGTTGCCAACGGCATGGCGACCGCCGCCGACTGGATGTCGGCAGCCTCTTTCATCTCTATGGCCGGGCTCATTTCCTTTATGGGGTATGACGGGGCCGTATTCCTCATGGGCTGGACGGGCGGCTACGTGCTGCTGGCCTTGCTGCTGGCCCCCTACCTTCGAAAATTCGGCAAGTTTACCGTCCCTGATTTCATTGGCGACCGGTACTACTCCAACGTAGCCCGCACGGTAGCCGTGATCTGCGCCATCATCGTTTCCTTTACCTACGTCGCCGGGCAGATGCGCGGCGTGGGCGTGGTGTTCTCGCGCTTCCTGGAAGTAGACATCACCACCGGCGTTTACATCGGCATGGCCATCGTCTTTTTCTACGCCGTTTTGGGTGGCATGAAGGGGATCACCTACACCCAAGTGGCCCAGTACTGCGTCCTGATCTTTGCCTATATGGTGCCTGCCTTCTTCATTTCTCTGGCCATGACCGGCAACATCATTCCTCAGTTCGGGCTGATCGGCGACGTGACCGATGGATCCGGCATGGCCCTGCTGGACAAGCTGGACCAATTGAATACCGAACTCGGCTTCGCCGAATATACAGACGGCACCAAAACGATGACCGATGTCTTCGCCATTACTTTTGCGCTGATGGTCGGCACCGCCGGCCTGCCGCACGTGATCGTGCGTTTCTTCACCGTGCCTAAGGTGAAGGACGCCCGCATCTCCGCCGGCTGGGCGCTTTTGTTTATAGCCATCCTGTACACTACTGCCCCCGCTATCGCCGCTTTTGCCCGCTACAACCTGATCAAAACCGTAAGCAACGAGCAATACAGCAGCATGCCCGAGTGGTTCTCGAAGTGGGAAGAAACCGGGCTGATTGCCTTTGACGACAAGAACCAAGACGGCGTCATTCAATATGTAGCCGATGCCGGCAAAAACGAATTGACCATTGACCGCGACATTATGGTGCTGGCCAACCCGGAAATTGCCAACCTTCCCAACTGGGTCATCGCACTGGTCGCCGCCGGCGGCTTGGCTGCGGCCCTTTCTACCGCCGCAGGCTTGTTGCTGGTGATCTCCACCGCCTTGTCCCGCGACCTGATCAAGATGCAGATCAAGCCGGATATTACGGAAAAGGGAGAGTTGATGTGGGCGCGCATCGGCGCGGTATTTGCAGTCCTGGTGGCCGGTTACTTCGGGATCAACCCTCCGGGCTTCGTTGCGGCCGTGGTGGCCTTAGCCTTCGGTTTGGCCGCTGCTTCCTTCTTCCCGGCCATTGTGCTTGGCGTGTTTGACAAACGGATGAACCGCGAAGGAGCCATCGCCGGCATGGTCGTTGGCATCACCCTGATGCTCTGGTATATGCTGAAGTACAAGTTCGGCACTTTCGACGGAGGCAAAGATGCCGTTGCCGGCCTAAAGGATGGTTGGTGGTTCGGCATCTCCCCGGAAGGCTTCGGCACGGTAGCCATGACCGTCAACCTGATTATAGCATTCGTCGTTTCGCGTTTAACGCCGGCCCCGCCGCAGGAAGTACAGGATATCGTCGAGGACATCCGCGTGCCGCGCGGCGCCGGGTCTGCTCACGTGCACTGA
- the acs gene encoding acetate--CoA ligase has translation MTLQIKSFDEYKDVYRQSVEDPEGFWAKQASTFTWRKKWDKVLEWNFREPDIKWFAGGKLNITENCLDRHLKDRGDQVAILFEPNDPDAPVQKYTYKELHAAVCKTANALKANGIEKGDRVCFYMPMVPELAIAVLACARIGAIHSVVFAGFSAQALADRIKDATCKMVICSDYNARGAKNIPVKKIVDDALAMGCDSIETVLVHKNTGDPVSMESGRDKWWHDEVDGQSAVCEATEMDAEDMLFILYTSGSTGKPKGVVHTCGGYMVYTAFSFKNVFQYQDGDIYWCTADIGWITGHSYIVYGPLLAGATTVMFEGVPTYPDAGRFWAVCDKHKVNQFYTAPTAIRALMAQGDQWVEGYGLGSIKVLGTVGEPINEEAWEWYYEKIGKGNSPIVDTWWQTETGGIMISGLGALSPMKPAHAGYPLPGIQPCLLDADGNELSGNDVEGLLCVKFPWPSMLRTTYGDHERCRQTYFSAFQDKYFTGDGARRDKDGMYRIIGRVDDVINVSGHRMGTAEVENAINEHPKVVESAVVGYPHDIKGQGIYAYVITAGPIEDEEEFRKEILKVVTKEIGPIAKPDKIQIVSGLPKTRSGKIMRRILRKVASGDTSNLGDTSTLLNPEVVDEIKGGAHSA, from the coding sequence ATGACTCTACAGATCAAGTCCTTCGATGAATATAAGGACGTCTATCGCCAAAGCGTGGAAGACCCCGAAGGTTTCTGGGCAAAACAGGCTTCCACTTTTACCTGGCGAAAAAAGTGGGACAAAGTCCTCGAATGGAATTTCCGGGAACCCGATATCAAGTGGTTTGCCGGGGGAAAACTCAACATCACCGAGAACTGCCTGGACCGCCACCTTAAGGACCGCGGCGATCAGGTAGCTATACTTTTCGAACCCAACGACCCCGATGCTCCGGTACAAAAGTATACTTACAAAGAATTGCACGCCGCCGTGTGCAAAACTGCCAATGCACTGAAAGCCAACGGCATAGAAAAAGGCGACCGCGTTTGTTTCTACATGCCTATGGTTCCCGAACTGGCCATTGCCGTATTGGCCTGCGCCCGGATCGGGGCCATTCACTCCGTCGTGTTTGCCGGCTTTTCGGCCCAGGCTCTGGCCGACCGGATCAAGGACGCTACCTGTAAAATGGTAATCTGCTCCGATTACAATGCCCGCGGCGCCAAAAACATCCCGGTCAAAAAGATCGTTGACGATGCTTTGGCCATGGGTTGCGACAGCATTGAAACTGTGCTGGTTCATAAAAATACCGGCGACCCGGTTAGTATGGAAAGCGGGCGCGACAAATGGTGGCACGACGAAGTGGACGGGCAGAGCGCCGTATGCGAAGCCACAGAAATGGACGCGGAGGATATGCTTTTCATCCTCTACACCTCCGGCTCTACCGGCAAGCCCAAGGGGGTTGTCCATACCTGCGGAGGGTACATGGTCTACACCGCTTTCTCCTTTAAGAACGTATTCCAGTACCAGGATGGCGACATTTACTGGTGCACGGCTGATATCGGCTGGATCACCGGCCATTCCTATATCGTTTACGGGCCGCTCCTGGCCGGCGCCACCACCGTCATGTTCGAAGGCGTGCCGACCTATCCCGACGCCGGCCGCTTCTGGGCGGTGTGCGACAAGCACAAGGTCAATCAATTCTATACGGCCCCTACCGCCATACGCGCTTTGATGGCCCAGGGCGACCAATGGGTAGAGGGATACGGCCTGGGTTCCATTAAGGTGCTGGGCACGGTGGGAGAGCCCATCAATGAAGAGGCGTGGGAGTGGTATTACGAAAAGATAGGCAAAGGCAATTCTCCCATCGTGGATACCTGGTGGCAAACCGAGACGGGCGGCATTATGATTTCCGGCCTGGGTGCGCTCAGCCCGATGAAACCCGCGCATGCCGGCTATCCGCTGCCGGGTATACAGCCCTGCCTGCTGGATGCAGACGGCAACGAACTCAGCGGAAATGATGTCGAAGGCCTGCTTTGCGTTAAATTCCCATGGCCCTCGATGCTGCGGACCACTTACGGCGATCATGAGCGTTGCCGGCAGACCTATTTCTCGGCTTTCCAGGACAAATACTTCACCGGCGACGGCGCCCGGCGCGACAAAGACGGCATGTACCGGATCATTGGGCGGGTGGACGACGTGATCAACGTTTCCGGCCACCGCATGGGCACGGCCGAAGTGGAGAATGCGATCAACGAACACCCTAAAGTGGTGGAATCAGCTGTGGTGGGTTATCCTCACGACATCAAAGGCCAGGGCATTTACGCCTATGTCATCACCGCCGGGCCCATCGAAGATGAGGAAGAATTCCGAAAAGAAATCCTGAAGGTCGTCACCAAGGAGATCGGCCCGATTGCCAAGCCGGACAAGATTCAGATCGTCTCCGGCCTGCCCAAGACGCGTTCGGGGAAGATCATGCGCCGGATCCTTCGCAAGGTGGCTTCGGGCGACACTTCCAACCTCGGCGATACTTCCACCCTGCTCAATCCGGAAGTGGTCGACGAGATTAAAGGTGGAGCGCATAGCGCTTAA